Sequence from the Hamadaea flava genome:
AGGCCGAGCTCGACCAGGTGCGAGCCGGCGGCCCCGCCGGTGTCGGCCCGGTCGGCCCCGACGGCGAGCAGCAGGCGCTGCGCGTTCTCATGATGGCCCAGCGCACCGCGGACGACCACGTCTCGGACGCTCGCCGGGAGGCCGACAAGGTCCTCTCCGAGGCGCGCGCCAAGGCGGAGGAGGTCACCCGCGACGCCCGGGCCAAGGCCGACGCGCTCGAACGTGACGCGCGCCAGCGGCACCAGGAGGCGATGGGCGGGCTCGACGCCAAGCGCACCGCTCTCTCCAAGCACATCGAAGAACTCAAGCAGTTCGAGCGCGAGTACCGTACCCGGCTCAAGGCGTACCTGGAGAGCCAGCTGCGCGACCTCGAAGGTCGTGGGCAGGGTCTCGAGGCGGAGATCGCCCGGTCCGAGAACGGTCGCGCGGTCACGGCCGGAGTCACCTCCGGCGCTGGCTTCGGCGCCAGCCGCTAGTCCCTCGCGAACTCCGGTGCGGACCCCCGTCCGCGTCGGCCCCTCTTGACGGCCGTGACCCCTCCTCGTGGCCGAGACCTCCTGGCGGCCGGTTCGCCGAAGACCCCCGTCTTCGGCGAGCCGCCGGAAGGAGCACGCACCACCGAACCACCCCGACACCCTGTGAGAGACCCGGCGCGGGACCCCGTGCCGGGATGACACCTGGATGCCGATATCGGCGGGGGTGAGCTGTGTGATTGTCGCAAGTCTGCTGCTCATCGTCGTCGCGGTCGTACTGCTGGTCACTGGCCTGATCAACGGGTCGAGCGGAATGCTCGTCGGTTCGATCGGGACCAGCCTCCTGGCCGCGGTCGCCCTCGTGGTGGGCGCACGGCAGGCCGCCGCAGCCCGCGCTGAGGCGGACTACGACGAGGACGAGCAGGACGAGAGCGACGCGTACGAGGAGCCGGTCAGCCGGTCCCGGGCCACGCGAGACAGCGGTGGCAGGGAGACGACCCGGGAGCCGGAGCAGCCGGTTCGCGGCCGGGTCGCCGACCGGACCGGCGAGCGTCTCGACCAGACCGGGGTCACGATCCCGGCCCAGTCGGGCGGGACCGCGCTCGGAGAGATCGACGACGACGAGGATCCACCGGACGAGCCGGTCGCGCAGCGGGTGCCGCCCGCCGACGCGGCCCGGATCGCCCGGATGAGCACCGAGGTGCTGGTCATCGACGGTCGGCCGCGTTATCACGTGGCGGGCTGCGTGCATCTGCTCGGCCGTCCACACGAGCCGCTGCCCGTGAACGAGGCGGTGGAACTCGGGTTCAGCCCGTGTGGACTCTGCGAGCCGGACAGCGCGTTGCTGGCCGACGCCCGTCGCGTCTGACGGACAGATTCAGTGTCAGGGGATCCCGGTCGGGGTCCCCTGACACTGTGTCAGCTAGTTGATCACCCTGGCCTAGGATGAGGCATGGCGCAGAGCGTGACGGTCGCGGTGCGAGTCAAGCCAGGCGCCTCGCGGGCCAAGGTCGGCGGGCGCTATGACGGCTCGCTCGGCCCCGCGCTCGTCGTCGCGGTCACGGCGCCGCCGGTCGACGGCCGGGCGACCGAGGCGGTACGCCGGGCGCTGGCGGTCGCGTTGGGCGTACCGGTGTCCTCGGTGAGCCTGCGCAGCGGAGCGACCGGCCGGGACAAACTCTTCGCCGTCGCCGATCCGCCCGAGGATCTGACCGTCCGCCTCGACACCCTGCGAGACGGCGCTTGAGCGGCGCGTACTCCTTCGAGGTGGCCCTGCTGATCGGCACGGGCGTGCTGCTCGCCGCCGTCGCCGCGGTCCGCTTCTCCAGTCGCATCGGCCTGCCCAGCCTGCTGGTCTATCTGGCGCTGGGCATGCTGATCGGCGAATCGGGCTTCGGCATCGAGTTCGAGAACGCCACCCTGACGCGTACGCTCGGCCTCTGCGCGCTCGTCCTGATCATCGCCGAGGGTGGGCTGAGCGCCCGGTGGAGCACGCTGAAGCCGGTTCTCCCGGCGGCGATCGCCTTGTCGACGGTGGGCGTCTTCGTCAGCACCGCCGTCGTCGGGCTGGTCGTCCATCTACTCCTCGGCGTCTCGTTGCACGCCGGGCTGCTGCTGGGCGCGGTGCTGTCGTCGACCGACGCCGCCGCCGTCTTCGCCACCCTGCGCTGGCTGCGGCTCAAGCCGAAACTCATGGCCACGCTGGAGGCCGAGTCCGGGATGAACGACGCCCCGGCCGTCATCCTGGTCGTCCTCCTGGCGACGCCCAGCCTCGCCGGCGTCCACTGGTCGACCGAGGCCGGCCTCATCGCGTACGAGTTGGTCGTGGGTGCGGCCCTGGGCCTGCTCGTGGGCCTGGCCGGAGCGTGGACCCTGCGGCGCGCGGCGTTGCCCGCGGCGGGTCTCTACCCGCTGGCGGCGGTCGGGTTGACGGTGCTCGCGTATGCCGCGGGTGTGGTGGTGCACGCCTCCGGCTTCCTTGCCGTGTATGTGGCGGGGGTGATCCTCGGCAATTCGCGGCTGCCGCACCGCCAGGCCATCCTCGGCTTCGCCGACGGCCTGGCCTGGCTGGCCCAGATCGGCCTGTTCGTCATGCTGGGCCTGCTGGTGTCGCCCGCCCGGCTGACGGACGCGCTGATTCCGGCGCTGGTGATCGGGCTGACCTTGTTGTTGCTGGCCCGGCCCATCTCGGTGGCCGTCTCGCTGCTGCCGTTCACCGGGCGCGGCCGCCGGAGGCGATCGCGGTACGAGCGGTTCGGCCGCCGGGACCTGGCCTTCCTGAGCTGGGCGGGGCTGCGCGGCGCGGTCCCGATCGTGCTGGCCACCATCCCGTTGTCCGAGGCGGTCCCCGGGGCGACCGCCTTGTTCGACGCGGTCTTCGTCCTTGTGGTGATCTTCACGCTGGCCCAGACGGGCACGCTCGCGCCGGTGGCGCGCTGGCTTCGGGTGACCTCCCCGGCGGAGCCGACCGAGCTGCGCGTGGAGACCGCGCCGCTTGAGCGCATGCAGGCTGACCTGCTCCAACTGGAGATCCCGGTGGGCTCGCAGCTCGCCGGAGTCCACCTCGACGAGCTGCGGCTGCCGGTCGGGGCGGTGGTCACGCTGGTCCTGCGCGACGGCGAGGGCTTCGTCCCGCACGAGCAGACCCGGCTGCGCGCCGGGGACAGCATGTTGATCGTCGCGACCGACGAAGTACGCGATGCGACGTTAAGAAGGCTTCGCGAAGTGGGTAAGGCCGGAAGACTCGCACGTTGGATTGCCGGAAATTCGGGTAAGGCGGACGATTAGCGGCTAATGTCCGGTACTTGAGTGACCGGCAGTGTTGAATCAGACACTGTCCGGTTTCGGCAACCACGAGTGGCATGTTTGTCGGAAACCTGTGGCTTCCGTATTCTTGCCAACCTACTCCGAGTGCGCGGCACCCGCCGCGCGCCCGTTTTGCATGTGGGGGTATCCCATGGCCGAACCCGCAGGGCGCAAGGCGACCGCGAAGGCCACGGCGGGCGCCGCCGGAAGGACGACCGCGGCCCGGTCGGCGCGTACGCCGTCCACGGCCGCCGCGGCGAAGAAGGCCGCCTCCGCCCGGAAGGTTCCCACCCCGAAGCCCGCGCCCGCTCGTGCGAACGCGTCGTCCGCCCGATCCGCCAAATCGGCAGGTCAGAAGGCGGCTCCAGCGAAGAAGACGGCCGCGGCCACGAAGGCGACGGCGGCGGAGAAGGCGGCTGAGCAGGCGGCGGTCGAGCAGGCCGAGCCGGCGAAGACGGCAGAGCCCGCCAAGGCGCCGAAGAAGACGACGAAGGCAGCCGCCGCGGCTAAGGCAACTCCGGCAGCCGAGAAGCCGGTCAGGAAGGTGGCGGCGAAGGCGACTTCAGCCGCTGAGCCGACGGCCGAGCCGGCTGCGGCCAAGAAGACAGCGCCTGCCAAGAAGACGGCGGCCAAGACGGCGCCGGCGAAGAAGACGGCGGCGGCCCAGACGACGGCGGCCCAGACGACGGCCAAGAAGACGACGGCGAAGAAGACAGCCGGGAAGGCGAGCGCGGCCGCTGAGGCGGAGCCGGTCGCGACGGAGAAGCCGGTCAGGTCGACGGCGAAGAAGGCGCCGGCCAAGGCCGCGCAGCAGCCGGTCACCGCGACGGCGCACCCCCCTGTCCAGGAAGTTGAGACCGCCGCGGACTCCGCGGCCGAGGGAGCGATGATGGCGAAGCAGACCACACCCAAGACCGCCGCCGCAGGCACCGCCACCACCGCGAAGACCGCGACCGTGGTGAGGGGTACGCGGAGCGCCGCGGACACCGAGAAGATCCGTACCGCGTTGTCGGGGCGGCTGGATGAGTTGCGGACGGAGTACGACCAGACCCTGGTCGACATCACCGAACTGCAGCGCGACCGGTTGACCGACTCGGCCGGCGACGACCAGGCCGACACCGGGACCAAGACGTTCGAGCGCGAGCAGGAGATCACCCTCGCGAACAACATCCTGGAGCGGATCAACCAGGTGGAGCGCGCATTGGAGCGTCTCGATGAGGGAAGCTATGGGTGGTGTGAGCGGTGCGGCAACCCGATCCCGGTCGAGCGGCTGGCCGCCTTCCCGTCCGCCACACTGTGCGTGACGTGTAAGCAACTGGAGGAGCGGCGCTGAGCATGAGCGAACTGGGGAGCGTGGCGGTGTCCGACGAAGACGGCGAGACGAGACCGCTCCCCGAGGCGGTTCCCGCGACCGCGATCAGCGTACGCCGCTCGGTGCTGACGCTGGTCGCGGTCGCTGTCGTGATCATCGGGCTCGACGCGGCGACGAAGGAGTGGGCGACCAACACCCTGGAGGGCGCCGATCCCATGCGCCTGCTCGGCGGTCTGGTCTACTTCTCCTTCACCCGCAACAGCGGGGCCGCCTGGAGCATGGGCAGCAACTACACCTTCGTCTTCCCGTTCATCGCGTTCGCGGTGGCGGCGTGGATCGGCTGGACCGCCCGCAAGCTGCGGTCGCTGCCCTGGGCGATCGCGCTGGGACTGGTCCTCGGGGGTGCCCTGGGCAACCTCGTCGACCGCGTCTTCCGCTATCCCGGGGGGATCTCCGGTCACGTCGTCGACTTCATCAGCCTCTTCGGGCCGTACGGCGAGCGTTTCCCGATCTTCAACATCGCCGACATGGCGCTGAGCTTCGGCGTATGCCTGGCGATCCTGCTGGAGTTCACCGGACGCCAGCGGGACGGCACCCGGCTGCGCCGCGAGTCGAAGGACGACGCCGGCAAGGCGCAGCGCGAGGAAACGCGGTGAGCCGGGAGCAACGCTCGATGCCAGTGCCGGACGGATTGGACGGGATGCGTCTCGACCAGGCCGTCTCGCGGCTGTTCGGGTTCTCCCGGACGCTCGCCGCCGATCTCGTCGAGTCCGGTGACGTCCTGATCGACGGGGCGGCCCGGGCCAAGTCCGAGAAGGTGTCCGGCGGCTCGTGGCTGGAGGTCACCATGCCGGCGCCGCCGACGGCGGTCGAGGTGGTCGCCGAGCCGGTCGACGGCCTCCAGATCCTCCACAGCGACGACGACATCGTGGTGGTGGACAAGCCGGTCGGCGTCGCGGCCCACCCCAGCCCCGGCTGGACCGGGCCGACCGTGATCGGCGGGCTGGCCGCGATGGGCCAGCGGGTGGCCACCAGCGGCGCGGCCGAACGGCAAGGCGTCGTGCACCGGCTCGACGTCGGCACGACGGGCGTCATGGTCGTCGCGAAGAGCGAACACGCGTACAGCTTCCTCAAGCGCGCCTTCAAGGCCCGGGAGGTGGACAAGCGCTACCACGCGGTGGTGCAGGGCCATCTCGATCCGCTGCGCGGCACGATCGACGCGCCGATCGATCGGCATCCGCATCACGACTACCGGTTCGCGGTCATGTCGAGCGGCAAGGCCAGCGTCACGCACTACGACACCGCCGAGGCGTTCCCAGCGGCCAGCCTGGTCGACGTGCGGCTGGAAACCGGGCGTACGCACCAGATCCGGGTGCACTTCTCGGCCATGCGGCACCCGTGCGTCGGCGACCTCACCTATGGCGCGGACCCGACCCTGGCGGCCCGGCTGGGGCTCACCCGGCAATGGCTGCACGCCCGGGAACTCAGCTTCGAACACCCGTCGACCGGCGAGGAGGTCCGGTTCGTCTCGGCGTACCCGGCCGACCTGGCCCACGCGCTCGAGGTGCTCCGGGCGGCCGGATGACCCGGTCGCTGGGCGAACGGCTCGGCGCGGTCGACGAACTGCTGCTCGCCCCGATCGCACGCGGCTACCGGCGGATCCTCGCCGGTCGCCGCCGCCCCAACTCGCTCACCGTCGCCGCCTGCCTGGTCGCGGGCGCGGTGCTCGCGGTCGCCGTCTGGCAGGCGGATCGTGCCGCGCCGGCCACCGACATGTCGGTCGGCCAGGTGGTCAAGGTGGGCGTCGAGCCCAACGGCTCCATCCCCGGATACGCCGAAAGCAGCCGGGCGGAGCTGGACAAGCTGGCGGCCGAGGGTGCACCGGAGGCGTACGCCCTGGTGACGCTCACGGAGTATCTGCCGCCGGAGTCGCTGACCCCGATTCTGGCGGGCGTCGCGGTGTCGGCGGTCTACGTCCGGGTGCCGCTGGCCGGCGAGCAGACCGAGATCGTCCGCATCCCGGTGACGAAGGTGCCGGTCGACGTGGTGACCGGGATGGGACAGATCGCCGACCGGAAGAGCCGCGAGGCCGCCGAGTACGCCGCGAAGCTGACCGCGAGCCCCGCTGCCGACCTGGTCGCCGTGTACGAATCCGGGCAGCGGGTCGCCGCCGCCGAACGCGACGCGTACGCCCAGCACTGCGCTTGCGCGTACGCGGCGGTGGTCCGGGCGACCCCGGCGGCGCTGGAACCGCTCGCGCACCGCGCGGGCGTGCGAGTGGTGGACGTCGCCCCCGAGATCCGGCGGCTGGACCGGGCGGTCTTCTGGCCACCCCTGCCCGAACAGCGGACGATCGCGATCCCACCGGGGGATACCCAGGGCTGAGGGCCGGTCGTTGTACCCGTGACGCGATGCCCGGCTTGCC
This genomic interval carries:
- a CDS encoding DivIVA domain-containing protein produces the protein MPLTPADVHNVAFKKPPIGKRGYDEEEVDAFLDEVERELARLIEENNELRAQAERGGGGRPPAGPGADPRLAAELNELKMQLDRSQREKGEADRAARAMQAELDQVRAGGPAGVGPVGPDGEQQALRVLMMAQRTADDHVSDARREADKVLSEARAKAEEVTRDARAKADALERDARQRHQEAMGGLDAKRTALSKHIEELKQFEREYRTRLKAYLESQLRDLEGRGQGLEAEIARSENGRAVTAGVTSGAGFGASR
- a CDS encoding DUF167 domain-containing protein codes for the protein MAQSVTVAVRVKPGASRAKVGGRYDGSLGPALVVAVTAPPVDGRATEAVRRALAVALGVPVSSVSLRSGATGRDKLFAVADPPEDLTVRLDTLRDGA
- a CDS encoding potassium/proton antiporter, with the protein product MSGAYSFEVALLIGTGVLLAAVAAVRFSSRIGLPSLLVYLALGMLIGESGFGIEFENATLTRTLGLCALVLIIAEGGLSARWSTLKPVLPAAIALSTVGVFVSTAVVGLVVHLLLGVSLHAGLLLGAVLSSTDAAAVFATLRWLRLKPKLMATLEAESGMNDAPAVILVVLLATPSLAGVHWSTEAGLIAYELVVGAALGLLVGLAGAWTLRRAALPAAGLYPLAAVGLTVLAYAAGVVVHASGFLAVYVAGVILGNSRLPHRQAILGFADGLAWLAQIGLFVMLGLLVSPARLTDALIPALVIGLTLLLLARPISVAVSLLPFTGRGRRRRSRYERFGRRDLAFLSWAGLRGAVPIVLATIPLSEAVPGATALFDAVFVLVVIFTLAQTGTLAPVARWLRVTSPAEPTELRVETAPLERMQADLLQLEIPVGSQLAGVHLDELRLPVGAVVTLVLRDGEGFVPHEQTRLRAGDSMLIVATDEVRDATLRRLREVGKAGRLARWIAGNSGKADD
- a CDS encoding TraR/DksA family transcriptional regulator produces the protein MAKQTTPKTAAAGTATTAKTATVVRGTRSAADTEKIRTALSGRLDELRTEYDQTLVDITELQRDRLTDSAGDDQADTGTKTFEREQEITLANNILERINQVERALERLDEGSYGWCERCGNPIPVERLAAFPSATLCVTCKQLEERR
- the lspA gene encoding signal peptidase II is translated as MSELGSVAVSDEDGETRPLPEAVPATAISVRRSVLTLVAVAVVIIGLDAATKEWATNTLEGADPMRLLGGLVYFSFTRNSGAAWSMGSNYTFVFPFIAFAVAAWIGWTARKLRSLPWAIALGLVLGGALGNLVDRVFRYPGGISGHVVDFISLFGPYGERFPIFNIADMALSFGVCLAILLEFTGRQRDGTRLRRESKDDAGKAQREETR
- a CDS encoding RluA family pseudouridine synthase, which translates into the protein MPVPDGLDGMRLDQAVSRLFGFSRTLAADLVESGDVLIDGAARAKSEKVSGGSWLEVTMPAPPTAVEVVAEPVDGLQILHSDDDIVVVDKPVGVAAHPSPGWTGPTVIGGLAAMGQRVATSGAAERQGVVHRLDVGTTGVMVVAKSEHAYSFLKRAFKAREVDKRYHAVVQGHLDPLRGTIDAPIDRHPHHDYRFAVMSSGKASVTHYDTAEAFPAASLVDVRLETGRTHQIRVHFSAMRHPCVGDLTYGADPTLAARLGLTRQWLHARELSFEHPSTGEEVRFVSAYPADLAHALEVLRAAG